A single Paenibacillus sp. FSL R5-0517 DNA region contains:
- a CDS encoding helix-turn-helix domain-containing protein: MGYTIFITSVGVKKKMTFNCQHEVETALEVLVGKWKLIILSHIALNKTMRFGEFQRNIPDITKKMLSSQLRDLEQNGIISRTVYNQMPLKVEYTITAYGESLKPILDSLTNWGKNHIEYMKQQENNENQILR; encoded by the coding sequence TTGGGTTATACTATCTTTATTACATCAGTGGGGGTAAAAAAAAAGATGACTTTTAATTGCCAGCATGAAGTCGAGACTGCATTGGAAGTTTTGGTGGGTAAATGGAAATTGATTATTTTGTCACATATTGCTTTGAATAAAACGATGAGATTTGGCGAATTTCAGAGAAACATACCCGATATCACCAAAAAAATGTTAAGTTCACAACTTAGAGATTTGGAGCAGAATGGGATAATTAGCAGAACAGTATATAACCAAATGCCTTTGAAAGTAGAGTATACGATTACCGCATATGGTGAAAGCTTAAAACCCATCTTAGATTCGCTAACAAATTGGGGGAAAAACCATATTGAATATATGAAACAACAAGAAAATAATGAAAATCAGATTCTTCGCTGA
- a CDS encoding SDR family oxidoreductase yields the protein MKILVTGATGKLGSLIVEELLKLVPSNHVAVSVRDPEKATHLLERGVDVRYGNFNEYDSLVTAFSGVDRLLMISSDDAINRKKQHLTAIRAAQAANVRFIAYTSAPKADVSTVEPFNDHRITEEAIKQSGITYAILRNNWYIENEVNTFQAILNGAPWVIASSQGKAGWAPRMDYAEAAARVLTGSGHENSIYELTGELLTQEELARLFAEVSKRDVQIKYVEAEEYSHMLSEAGIPDAFVSILVHMQLEIGRGALEIESSDLRNLLGRQVTSLKKAVLEILEEMHEDNHK from the coding sequence ATGAAAATATTAGTGACCGGAGCAACAGGAAAATTGGGTTCACTAATTGTGGAGGAATTATTAAAGTTAGTTCCTTCCAATCATGTTGCAGTAAGTGTACGGGATCCCGAAAAAGCAACTCATCTACTAGAAAGAGGAGTTGATGTCCGTTATGGGAATTTTAATGAATATGATTCTCTAGTAACTGCCTTCTCGGGCGTAGATCGTTTATTAATGATATCAAGTGATGATGCGATCAACCGCAAGAAACAGCATTTAACAGCTATCCGAGCAGCACAAGCTGCTAATGTCAGATTTATCGCTTATACAAGTGCACCAAAAGCTGACGTAAGTACAGTTGAGCCTTTCAACGACCATCGCATCACAGAAGAGGCGATCAAACAATCAGGAATAACCTACGCTATACTTCGGAATAACTGGTACATTGAAAATGAAGTCAACACTTTCCAAGCTATTTTGAATGGTGCTCCATGGGTCATTGCGTCATCTCAAGGGAAAGCTGGTTGGGCTCCAAGAATGGATTATGCTGAAGCAGCGGCTCGTGTGTTGACAGGTTCAGGGCATGAGAACTCTATATATGAACTAACTGGGGAACTCTTGACGCAGGAAGAGTTAGCCCGCCTTTTTGCAGAGGTATCTAAACGAGATGTTCAAATAAAATATGTTGAAGCAGAAGAATATAGTCATATGCTTTCAGAGGCTGGGATACCTGATGCATTCGTTTCTATTCTCGTTCATATGCAACTTGAAATTGGCCGAGGTGCGCTAGAAATTGAAAGTTCGGATTTAAGAAACTTACTTGGGCGTCAGGTAACATCGTTAAAAAAAGCGGTTCTTGAAATTTTAGAAGAGATGCATGAAGACAATCATAAATAA
- a CDS encoding nitroreductase family protein — MGNIQKTNDFNEIVLGRRSIKTYDPNVKISREELSAILEKASRAPSSVNMQPWRFLVIDTEEGKNKLAPLAPFNGSQVETSAAVIAVFADMQNIDFMEEITAKSVELGYMPQEVRDMMLTNFKPKLEGLSKNELSHNNLIDAGLVSMQFMLVARSHGYDTNPMGGYEKSRIAEVFGLDEERFLPVMIISIGKAAIEGHPSYRLPLEKTTVWA; from the coding sequence ATGGGAAATATTCAAAAAACAAATGATTTTAATGAAATTGTACTTGGACGCCGATCAATTAAAACGTACGATCCCAATGTGAAAATCAGTAGAGAGGAACTTTCTGCAATTTTGGAAAAGGCCTCCAGAGCTCCATCCTCGGTAAATATGCAACCATGGCGTTTTCTGGTCATTGACACTGAAGAGGGTAAGAATAAATTAGCTCCACTTGCTCCTTTTAACGGATCACAAGTAGAGACCTCAGCTGCTGTAATCGCTGTTTTTGCAGATATGCAAAATATAGATTTCATGGAGGAGATTACGGCAAAGTCTGTTGAACTTGGCTACATGCCGCAAGAAGTACGTGATATGATGCTGACCAACTTCAAGCCTAAATTAGAAGGTTTATCCAAAAACGAGCTAAGCCACAATAATCTAATTGATGCAGGACTTGTATCTATGCAGTTCATGTTGGTTGCTCGTTCGCATGGTTATGATACAAATCCTATGGGGGGGTATGAGAAGAGTCGGATAGCCGAAGTATTTGGTCTTGACGAAGAACGCTTCCTACCGGTAATGATTATTTCTATTGGTAAAGCGGCGATTGAGGGGCATCCGTCGTATCGCTTGCCACTGGAAAAAACTACAGTGTGGGCATAA
- a CDS encoding Cof-type HAD-IIB family hydrolase, with protein sequence MTYKLIAIDIDDTLINDNKEVTPATQTALEQAVAHGVTVTLATGRAYASAQALARQTGLNVPIITYQGALVKNLLDEKVLYERYVPQEASRKLYDYCLENNLHLQTYIDDKLYAREENDKLRDYAKLNGTQYYIESDFIKVIEQKTPKLLIIDEPDYLDKVAVELRELLGPQVHITKSKPYFLEIMHNEGTKGHALTFLADHFGHQLSECIAIGDSWNDHEMLEVAGLGVAMGNAIPALKELADYITASNNEDGVKEVIEKFVLNAE encoded by the coding sequence ATGACCTACAAATTGATTGCAATCGACATTGATGACACCCTGATCAACGATAACAAGGAAGTAACCCCTGCAACACAGACTGCACTGGAACAAGCAGTTGCCCATGGTGTAACGGTAACGCTGGCGACTGGACGTGCTTATGCTTCCGCACAAGCGCTTGCTCGTCAAACCGGACTTAACGTGCCGATCATTACGTATCAAGGCGCTTTGGTGAAAAACCTGCTGGACGAAAAAGTACTTTATGAGCGTTACGTTCCACAGGAAGCTTCCCGCAAATTGTATGATTACTGCCTGGAGAACAATCTCCACCTTCAAACATACATTGACGACAAGCTGTATGCCCGTGAGGAAAACGACAAGCTGCGTGATTATGCCAAACTAAACGGCACCCAATATTATATCGAATCTGATTTCATCAAAGTCATCGAACAGAAGACACCGAAGCTGCTTATTATCGATGAGCCTGACTACTTGGATAAGGTTGCTGTTGAACTGCGTGAATTGCTCGGACCACAAGTGCATATCACCAAATCCAAACCTTACTTCCTCGAGATTATGCACAATGAAGGAACTAAAGGCCACGCCCTTACGTTCCTGGCTGACCACTTTGGTCACCAGCTCAGCGAGTGTATTGCCATCGGCGACTCCTGGAATGACCATGAGATGCTTGAAGTTGCTGGTCTTGGCGTAGCGATGGGGAATGCCATCCCTGCGTTGAAAGAGCTGGCAGACTACATTACGGCAAGTAATAACGAAGACGGTGTAAAAGAGGTTATTGAGAAGTTTGTATTGAACGCAGAGTAA
- a CDS encoding lipoate--protein ligase, with amino-acid sequence MLFVDNQGITDPSVNLAIEEYILKHLPMEDDSYLLFYINRPSIIIGKHQNTIEEINIEYVQDNGVQVVRRLSGGGAVYHDLGNLNFSFITADDGQSFHNFRKFTQPVVEALHELGVNAELTGRNDLQVGEKKISGNAQFSTRGRMFSHGTLMFDLNLEHVQASLNVNPEKFKSKSTKSVRSRVANIRDLIDTNLTIEQFRDELLRHIFRMEPKDVPQYTLTEKDWDKIKEISAERYNNWDWNYGLSPESNVKHTRKFPVGIIDLRMNIKDGRIEDIKIFGDFFGVGDVADIENMLRGKRYEESEVRTALEGLDVKHYFGNLELEDFIGLVFLEE; translated from the coding sequence ATGCTGTTTGTAGACAATCAGGGCATTACAGATCCTTCTGTAAACCTGGCGATTGAGGAGTACATTCTGAAGCATCTGCCGATGGAGGATGACAGCTATCTGCTGTTCTACATTAACCGTCCGTCAATCATCATCGGAAAGCACCAAAATACAATTGAAGAAATTAATATCGAGTACGTTCAGGATAACGGTGTGCAGGTGGTTCGTCGTCTTTCGGGCGGCGGAGCGGTATATCACGATCTGGGCAACCTGAATTTCAGTTTTATTACAGCGGATGACGGTCAATCCTTCCACAATTTCCGCAAGTTTACCCAGCCTGTCGTTGAAGCTTTGCACGAGCTTGGTGTAAATGCCGAGTTGACCGGGCGTAATGATCTGCAAGTGGGCGAAAAGAAAATTTCGGGCAACGCTCAGTTTTCCACACGTGGGCGCATGTTCAGTCATGGCACCTTGATGTTTGATCTGAATCTGGAGCATGTTCAGGCTTCCCTGAACGTCAATCCCGAGAAATTCAAATCCAAGAGCACCAAGTCCGTGCGCAGCCGGGTCGCCAACATACGGGATCTGATTGACACCAACCTGACGATCGAGCAGTTCCGTGATGAGCTTTTGCGTCACATTTTCAGAATGGAGCCTAAGGACGTTCCACAGTACACGCTCACTGAGAAGGACTGGGACAAAATCAAGGAAATCTCTGCTGAGCGTTATAACAACTGGGACTGGAACTATGGCTTGTCTCCGGAAAGCAATGTGAAGCACACTCGCAAATTCCCTGTCGGCATCATCGATCTGCGCATGAACATCAAGGATGGACGCATTGAGGATATCAAAATCTTTGGCGACTTCTTCGGTGTAGGCGATGTGGCGGATATCGAAAATATGCTGCGCGGCAAGCGTTATGAGGAATCCGAGGTGCGTACTGCACTTGAGGGCCTGGATGTAAAACATTACTTCGGCAACCTTGAGCTGGAAGACTTTATTGGCCTTGTTTTCCTGGAAGAGTAA
- the cobD gene encoding threonine-phosphate decarboxylase CobD gives MTGYIEVFGHGGDVETAASRFGREAAEFLDFSANINPLGPPREVLESIQQGLQSVIRYPDPGHRRFKALLSERLGVMQEQISVGNGAAESMALILLGLAPRKVGTVEPGFSEYRALAEQFGAEVVHTEGREELAWRAEPEDIEQLMEKVDLLFLGQPNNPNGVQYPLEVLQRLARKAEKTGTVLVIDEAFMDFIPVARRQSLAAHLSDYPNVIIIRSMTKFYAIPGLRLGYALGRAEYIQAMTKKQVTWSVNGLALMAGEACLRSGERYEQETISQITREREHLIAGLQTYGCAITPGEANFILARVPVPWTAASMQEALGQRGILIRSCAMYPGLDEGHVRFAVKDADANATLLEVLGSVLESKGDPNADQTSIHESSQQEQTKDSEQEQGGKRQ, from the coding sequence ATGACCGGTTATATCGAAGTGTTCGGACATGGCGGGGACGTGGAGACGGCTGCGTCACGATTTGGAAGGGAAGCCGCTGAATTTCTGGATTTCAGTGCTAACATTAATCCGCTCGGTCCGCCCAGAGAAGTGCTGGAGTCTATACAGCAAGGGTTGCAGTCCGTGATTCGGTACCCCGATCCGGGGCATCGTAGATTCAAAGCACTGCTGAGCGAGCGTCTTGGTGTGATGCAGGAGCAGATTTCCGTGGGCAATGGTGCAGCCGAAAGTATGGCGCTCATCCTGCTGGGGCTTGCCCCGCGCAAGGTGGGTACGGTGGAACCGGGATTCTCGGAGTATCGGGCGTTGGCAGAACAATTCGGTGCCGAGGTTGTGCATACAGAGGGAAGAGAAGAGCTGGCGTGGCGAGCGGAACCCGAGGACATCGAACAGCTCATGGAAAAGGTAGACCTGCTCTTCCTCGGTCAGCCCAACAATCCGAACGGTGTACAATATCCGCTTGAGGTATTGCAAAGGCTTGCCCGCAAAGCGGAAAAAACGGGAACTGTCCTCGTCATTGATGAGGCATTTATGGATTTTATCCCGGTAGCCCGGCGTCAGTCCCTGGCAGCACATCTGAGCGACTATCCCAATGTGATCATCATTCGTTCGATGACGAAGTTTTATGCCATTCCGGGCTTGCGTCTAGGATATGCTTTGGGCCGTGCGGAATACATTCAGGCAATGACGAAGAAACAGGTGACCTGGAGTGTCAACGGTCTGGCGCTTATGGCAGGTGAAGCCTGTCTGCGCAGTGGAGAACGGTACGAACAGGAGACCATTTCACAGATCACGCGGGAACGGGAACATCTCATCGCAGGATTGCAGACGTATGGATGTGCGATCACACCGGGAGAAGCGAACTTTATTTTGGCACGTGTTCCAGTGCCTTGGACAGCAGCATCCATGCAGGAGGCGCTGGGCCAAAGGGGGATCTTGATTCGCAGCTGTGCGATGTATCCGGGACTTGATGAAGGCCATGTACGTTTCGCGGTCAAGGATGCAGACGCCAATGCCACATTACTCGAAGTGCTGGGCAGCGTGCTGGAAAGCAAGGGAGATCCGAATGCTGATCAGACCTCCATTCATGAATCAAGTCAGCAGGAGCAGACGAAAGATTCGGAACAGGAACAGGGAGGGAAACGGCAGTGA